One stretch of Streptomyces sp. R21 DNA includes these proteins:
- a CDS encoding sensor histidine kinase codes for MDSQDRFEIVGEGGGDTGAASPSKRTLDVPPPRLARIILWMVLVSYTVLIMLNIMDVDVTERELWVAFGLLIVIFAVQLRHSAPGANRAPLRQRCVTLGFQALLTYAPILVFHAVWGSMGGFLAGSLLLLLPSRIAWWLYGAVGVSILIPALIDHRSALDTVYLCESSLLTGLVVYGLSRLSEIIREVHAARGELARMAVTEERLRFARDLHDLLGFSLSTITLKSELIHRLIPVQPQRAMDEVQDVLSVARESLADVRRVARGFQDMSLEREIDSARSVLRAAGIGVDIQVTLTEVAKRSDSVLAAVLREAVTNVLRHSQAGHCGIEAVRLEETVRLTVVNDGVRAGYRDPSPDSGSGLANLEARVRAIGGTVVSGCRDDGAFRLVAEVPAQEKVTQEPQMVGQLGIQEPAA; via the coding sequence ATGGACAGTCAGGATCGGTTCGAGATCGTCGGCGAGGGGGGCGGGGACACGGGCGCGGCGTCCCCCTCGAAGCGCACCCTTGATGTGCCGCCTCCACGGCTGGCCCGCATCATCCTCTGGATGGTGCTGGTCAGTTACACGGTCCTCATCATGCTCAACATCATGGATGTCGACGTCACGGAGCGCGAGTTGTGGGTCGCGTTCGGCCTGCTCATCGTGATCTTCGCCGTGCAGCTGAGGCACTCGGCGCCCGGAGCCAACCGGGCGCCGCTGCGGCAGCGTTGCGTCACGCTGGGATTCCAGGCGCTGCTCACCTATGCGCCGATCCTCGTCTTCCACGCCGTATGGGGTTCCATGGGGGGCTTTCTCGCCGGCTCGCTGCTGCTTCTGTTGCCGTCGCGGATCGCCTGGTGGCTGTACGGGGCCGTGGGTGTGAGCATTTTGATCCCCGCGCTGATCGATCACCGCTCAGCGCTCGACACCGTCTATCTGTGCGAGTCGAGCCTGCTGACCGGCCTGGTCGTCTACGGCCTGTCGCGGCTCAGCGAGATCATCAGGGAAGTGCATGCCGCACGAGGTGAGCTCGCCCGTATGGCCGTGACCGAGGAGCGGCTGCGCTTCGCCCGCGACCTGCACGACCTGCTCGGCTTCAGCCTCTCCACCATCACGCTGAAGAGTGAGCTCATCCACCGCCTCATCCCGGTCCAACCGCAGCGCGCCATGGACGAGGTCCAGGATGTCCTGTCCGTCGCGCGCGAGTCCCTGGCCGATGTGCGCAGGGTGGCTCGTGGGTTTCAGGACATGTCCCTGGAACGGGAGATCGACTCGGCGCGGTCCGTCCTCAGAGCGGCCGGCATCGGCGTGGACATACAGGTGACCCTCACCGAGGTCGCCAAGCGGTCCGACTCGGTTCTCGCCGCCGTTCTCCGGGAGGCCGTGACGAACGTGCTGCGCCACAGCCAGGCGGGTCACTGCGGCATCGAGGCGGTCCGGTTGGAAGAAACGGTCCGCCTTACGGTCGTCAACGACGGCGTCCGGGCGGGCTACCGCGACCCCTCTCCCGACAGTGGCAGCGGCCTCGCGAACCTGGAGGCCAGGGTGCGTGCGATCGGCGGCACGGTGGTGTCCGGATGCCGGGACGACGGTGCCTTCCGCCTCGTCGCCGAGGTGCCCGCACAGGAGAAAGTCACCCAAGAACCCCAGATGGTGGGACAGTTAGGAATTCAAGAACCGGCTGCGTAG